Below is a window of Paenibacillus bovis DNA.
AGGCGATCCGACCGATGATCCGACAACAGCCTGGCCCGAAGATCGTCAGCGTATTGATGCTGGGCGACTGGTGCTGACGGCTCCTGTCCCTGAACCGGAAGGTCTGGTGATGGACCCTACCGTGCTGCCTCCACAGGGCATGGAGCTATCCGATGACCCGATCCTGAACTTCCGCCGGAGTGCCTATGCAGAGTCCTGGAAGCGCCGGAGCAGCGAGCCTATGGACAAGATGGATACGGAACCTGAATAAAACAGACAACTACTGTACAATAAAGCAAAAATAAGACTGCGACCGGATTCGGTTTCCGGGCCGGCAATGCCAAATACCCTTTCCTCCTGCACGCATAAGAGGAAAGGGTATTTGTATAAGAATCAATAGCCTGCCCCAGAGTAAAAGCTCCAGAGCTTGATGCGGCATGACAGATATCTTCCATTGCGGAGCATTTGCGCCGACCTTGTTCGGTGCCGCGCCTCTTAACGTTCGGCGACAATAGTAAATGTTTTGGGAATGCCTTTATCAAATACATCGGACGATAGATTTGGCAGTTCTTCCAGTACTTTGATCACCAGCCCGGTTGCAGCAACCGAGGTGACGATCTCACCGAGTGTCCAGTTGCGCAAGTATACTTTTTGCTGCTGTTCATCGGCAGGCGCAGACTCGGAGAATTTGGAATAGGATACCTCTTTCTCGACCAGTGAAGTATCAAAATAATCCCCATCGACCTTGTGCTTGCGGATCTTGGCCGTAGTGCCGCGTGACGAGATCAGCTTGGTGGAGATGGGATGGAAATCCTGCAGGATCAGTCTTCCGCCGGGCTGTAGCAGTCTGCGTACCACTTCAAACAGCGGCTGCAGATCAGTAAAATAGTGCAAAATCCCGAATTCCATAAATACGATATCATAAGATCCATCCAGCTCTTCCTCCGGCATCTGCAGCACATCGGCTATGATATATCGCAGCTCTACACCGGCAGCCTGCGCCAGTTCTATCGCATACTGGCGATTCTCTTCGGAAAAGTCGGCTACAGTGAGCGAAGCACCAAGCAGTGCCAGAGCGACCGCTTTGTTGCCGTTGGAGCCCATTAGATTAATAATTTTGCGTCCCTGTACATCGCCCATATGATCCAGAGCTATTCCCAGACGCTTGCGGGGATCGGACTTTATCTTCTCGGCAGCTTCCGCCGGCGTACCGAACCGGTTCAGCCAGGACTGATAAGCGCCGCTGTTCCAGGCATTTTTGTTTTGTTCTGAAGATTGCATGATTGTGCCTCCATGCGTGATTACACGCCGTATTCATCAAAATTGATCTTTCTATTCTACCATCAACTTCCGTAGAAGAGACAGATTTTGGGCCGTATTCTGTATTTCCTGTTCTTTTATAAGGATAGCGCTGATTTACAAGCCCTTTTAAAATGCCGATCCCGGAAGCTCGATCTTCTTTGCAAGCTTTATCTGGTTAGGGTAAAGTTAGACTCATACCGGACACGTAATAAACTGGCAACTTGGTAGCCTGGTAGCCTGGTAGCCTGGTAGCCTGGTAGCCTAAATAGTGTACGATAGGATGTACTGCCTGTCAGCCCATACGCCGCTTTCGATATCGATTGTATTGGCATGGTGATACGGATATGACGCTTTTTTGCTTTTTTATAGAGTTTCTTTTCCGATCTGTACTCGGACGTACAGATCTTGCCCCTATTTCGAAATAACGTATTCCAACACAGAGGACGTGAGTATATGCCGGATGAACCTACCCGTCCATTATCGGGCAGCAGCCCCTGCTTTTGCGGCAGTGGCCGCAAGCTGCAGCATTGCCATAAGACCGCCGCACCCGACAGCCGGGCTGCCCATGTATATCAGCTGTATCAGGACGTAGACCGGGCGATCGAGGAGTACCGCACCGATCATCAGGCGCATCCTCCCTGCGCTGCCGGATGCAGCAGCTGCTGCTCGGATTATTTCCCTGTCTCCCAGGTGGAATTTGAACTGCTGCTCACCTATATGGAGCGTCACTGGAGCAAGGCAGAGATTCAGTTTGTTTTTGAGCAATCCCTGATCAATGTGGAGATTTTCCAGCAGGAGAATCCACAGATGTATGCTTCGCTGACGAGTCGCACGAGCCAGGAGCAGGAACTCGAGCAGATCCGGCGGTATGCCGGGCGTAACAGCTTTGCCTGTCCGCTGCTGGACCCGGAACGGGGAATCTGCCGCGTCTATCCGCTGCGTCCGTTCATCTGCCGCACACATGGCAGCTCGCATACCTTTTACGGTTCGTGGCGGGAACGGCTACTGCCGGAGAAAGTATGCGAGCATATCCCCAACAGCCGCGCCCACCGCAAAGTCACCCCCAATATCGTGGATTACTGGCCGCAGTATGAGCAGCTCGCCGATGTGCGGGTAGGTGCAAAACAGACCCGGATGCGCCAGTATCCGATCTTCTACTGGTTTGTCCTGTATGCAAGGCATGGCGGCGGCATGACGGCCCAGATTGGCAACCGTGACCATTTTGATCTGCCGCTGGATGAACATAACGCCAGAATGGCGCGGCATGAGGCGCGGTAGGCGGATACGGTCATCATTATATCTGTTTTATTTTACTGTACGCTGCATTTCCATCCGGATTATTGGTGGGATAGATAAGGATAGGGACTAACGACCAAGACTACCACTGCGAAAGGTTCTGAGACGATGAGAAAACCCAAAGAGAGCATATATAAACGATACCAGCCTGCCATGGCACCTGCCGAGCAGGAAGAAGGCATTGGTTACTGGTTTATTTTCCGTGGCAGCGAGCTGCTCGTGCACGAAAATGGAGAGCAGCCGGCACTACCTGTAACCAGCGGACCGGAGCCATACGGATTGCAGCCAGTGCGCTCCCTGTATCTGGGCAGTATTGAGCAGGCTTCCTGTTATACCGCCGAGCTGGATACGGATGCCGAAGCTCCGTCAGGCATGACCTTCCTGCCGCTATTCGCACTGTACGACCAGATCGATGAGGATCTGTTCCATCTTGCTGGACGCGGTCTGCAGATGCTCGCCTGGGACGCGACCCATCAATTCTGCGGACGCTGTGGCACGCCGCTGGATCATGCCGGACATGAACGCAGCAAAGTATGTCCGAACTGCGGGTTGTCCCACTATCCGCGCTTGGCGCCAGCTGTAATCACGCTGATTCTCAAGGACGATCAGCTGCTGCTGGCAAGAGCAGGACATTTCAAAAACAATATGTACGGACTCATTGCCGGCTTTGTTGAACCGGGCGAGACGCTGGAAGATTGTGTGCAGCGGGAGACTATGGAAGAGATCGGCATCAAGATCGGCAATATCCGCTATTTTGACAGCCAGCCCTGGCCGTTCCCCCATTCCCTGATGGTCGGATTTATCGCTGATTATGAGAGCGGCGAGATCCAGGTGGATGGCGAAGAGATCGTGCACGCAGACTGGTTCGGATTGGACAACCTGCCGAATATTCCGCCGCGTATCAGTATTGCCCGCAAGATGATTGACTGGTATATCGAACAGCACAGCTAATCCACCTGCGTTAACAGCCGGAATCAAGGAGCAAAACGATTCCTCTACTCCACCGATTCATTTTAGTTGAAGCGGTCCATTATCGAACTGCAGCCATCAAGCTGCAATAACCTTACCGAACGGAATAGCCGGACAATAAAAAAGCATTCTTCCTTATGTAATCTGTAAAGGAAGAATGCTTTTTGCTTTTATTTTTCACTTTTTACCTTTTGCGTTTGTTACATGATCTTACGGATACAATGCACTGTCCGGGAAAGCATACTTGTTGAGTCCCTTGACCGACAGCAGACGGAAGCCTTCCCGTGTAAAATCCTGTCCGCTGCGGAAGCTCTCATACTCCGGCTTCTGTGTATAAAAGTCCATGTAATTACTCATATATGGGAAAGTGCGCACCACATCCGAATTGGGCTCGGACGAACTGTAGTGCACCGGTGATATCCCGTAGCCGTCCAGCGAGAATACGCCAGCTGCCGCTTCGTTCATTTTGAAAAATTGGTTCAGCACGCCATCGGTGCTGGCCTGGTAATCGATCGTACTCACACTGAGCATGCGCACTCCCAGCACTCTGCGGTACATCATGCTTTTTTCCATTTTATCTTCAAAATAATCACGATAGGCGCTGGAGATGCCGCTGCCGTTCAGATTGGCAGGCAGCAGGAAGCTTTCCATCAGATACAGGTCATTCGCGTTCATTTTGGTTTTTAGCCCGTCCGGGTTAAAGTCCGCCTGTTTGGCACTGCTCATGACATCTTCGGGATGCCATGCATTAACAAAAGCTGCCATGCTCTGGTCATGCACCGCTGTTAATGCTTCGTTCAGCCGTGCGCGGGATACGCCGTAATCATAACCGGCATCATCCAGGAAAATACCGTAGACACCGGCAGCTTTCCACAGATTGATCCGCTGCTTGATCGTATCCATGCTGAGGTTGTCCGTCGAATCCGTTACACCCAGATCGACGTAGCCAAAGATCTGGATTTTCGGGTTGATTTGCTTGATCCGGGTGATGATCTGTAGTGTGCTATCATGCTGTGCATGCTCTGGCAGTTCCAGCTTGTCACCCAGCACCAGATAATCGTATTTGGCAAAAATCTGTGCTGCTTCTTCATTTGTGGAGACGTTATTCACCGACTCCGGAATTCCATAATAGATTAACAATTTGTAGCCCGGGTTACTGTTTGCCAGCGCAGAAGCACTGTTGGTAACAGACATCATCGCCACCAGGGCGAACAAACACAGTGCTATTCGGCCATATCGTTTCATTGTTGTTGTCTCCTCTCCTATCGTACCGGTATCTGCTGTCTACCTATACCTGCATTATTGCTTTGTACCGATGGATTGGCCGGATACAGCCGCACCAGAGATTAGTTCCAAAATAACATGATTTTTGAAAAAGTAAACGAATTTCTTTTCTTTTTTACAAGCCTGTATTCTATCATCAAACAAGCAATTATCACTGGTCTTGCAGCAAATTATATCACTAAATTAGCAATTTAAATATTGGCATACTAAATTCGCAAGTAATATTACTGAAATGTAATAAAATAGTTGTCAAATTTACTTAGCTACCATTAAAATAATGACATCCAGTTATACGTTACATGGACGGATTGGACAAATTATTTTAGGAGGAACATACGTGAATGTGCTAGTCACAGGAGGCTACGGTTTTATAGGTTCGTTCGTAGCCGAACGGTTTCACAAAGAAGGTCATCAGGTCTTTATTATCGACAATTTGACCTCTGGACGTAAGGAAAACGTGAACGTCCCCCACAAGTTTTACGAATTAAGTGTAGAAGATGAACGGTGTGAGGAAATTTTCCAGAGTATCAAGCCGGATATCGTGATTCATCTGGCCGCCCAGGTCGATGTATCGGTATCGATGCGCGAGCCTCGTCAAGATGCGCAGACCAATATCCTCGGTCTCGTCAACATGCTGGAATGTGCCCACAAGTACGGCGTCTCCAAATTCCTGTTCGCTTCTTCTGCAGCGGTGTACGGCCCCAATGAACAGGTCCCCCTCAATGAACGGATGAAAACCGAACCGGTATCTCCCTATGGAATTAACAAGCTGCTTGGCGAAGTCTATTGCGGCAAATGGAACGACATCTACAAACTGCCTACTCTCGCGTTTCGCTTTGCCAATGTATACGGTCCCCGTCAAGGTACAATCGGTGAAGGCGGCGTGGTCTCTATCTATATGCAGCGCATGATGGAAGGACGCGGACTGGATATTTTCGGTGATGGCGAGCAGACACGTGACTTCATTTATGTGGAAGACGTTGTCGATGGGATCTACCGCGGTGCGATCAGCGATGCGACAGGCGTCTACAATCTGTCGACCAATACGGAGACCAGTTTGAATGAACTGATCGGCATTCTGGAACAACTGGAACCGATACAGGACGTCAATTACAAGGAAGAACGTGCAGGTGATATCTACCGCTCCTCGCTCGATAACACATTGGTCAAAAAGGATCTCGACTGGCTCCCTCTGTATTCTGTACAGGAAGGCATGGAGAAAACATTTGCCTGGTTCCGCGAGAATCATAGCAGCAAGCCAAATAGTGGTGCCGCTGCTGCGGACAAATCCGGTTATACCGGCTGGTTCCCTGTTATTCGTCCTTATGCCGAGAATCTGTTGGCTTTTGTCGTGCTGTTCCTTATCTCGCAGTACGGTAGCAAATGGTCCATCTCTGCGGATATTGATTTCAAGCTGGTGTATATTATTCTGCTCGGTATCGTCTACGGTGCCCGCCAGTCGATTCTGTCATCGGTACTCGCATCAGGATTGTTCTTCTATGAAGCACTCTCCAATGGACGGGACTGGCAGACCCTGCTGTATGATCCGGAAGCATTGTTTATCTTCGCGATCTATCTGTTTTTCGGTATGGTGGTCGGCTTTGTCTCCGACAAGCACAAGCGCGAATCGGTCTCGATTCATAACGAGCTCGCCGCCGAAAAAGAACGCTATCTGTTCCTCAGCCACATTTACAAAGATACACGCAAGATCAAGGAAGAACTGCAGCGGCAGCTGATCGGCAGTAAAGACAGCATCGGCCGCATCTATACCATTACCCGCAAGCTGGAAAGCTTCGAATCCGAAGAAGTCATCACTGCCTCGATTGATGTGCTGGAGAACCTCCTGGATACCCGCCATATCTCGATTTACTCTGTGAATGAAACCAACCATATGCGTCTGCTGGTTCAATCCAAAAACAGCGGCTTTATGCTGCCCAAAACGATTCGTCTGGACGAACATCCTTATTTCCGTGAAGCGATCGAGAGCAAGACCATGTTCGTGAACAAAACAATGACTCCGGAAGTGCCGATGTATATTACCCCCGTAATCCACAATCAACAGGTTATTGCGCTCGTTTCTTTGCATGAGCCTTCCTTTGAGAGTCTGAATATGAATTACGAAAATATGCTCAAAGTCAGCGTGGATATGATCTCTTCTTCCCTGGCACGTGCATTCCAGTACGAAGGAGCCACCCGCCAGCACCGGTATATCGACGATCTGCCTGTACTGAATGAGTCGGCGTTCCGCCAGATCCTGCGCG
It encodes the following:
- a CDS encoding class I SAM-dependent methyltransferase, which translates into the protein MQSSEQNKNAWNSGAYQSWLNRFGTPAEAAEKIKSDPRKRLGIALDHMGDVQGRKIINLMGSNGNKAVALALLGASLTVADFSEENRQYAIELAQAAGVELRYIIADVLQMPEEELDGSYDIVFMEFGILHYFTDLQPLFEVVRRLLQPGGRLILQDFHPISTKLISSRGTTAKIRKHKVDGDYFDTSLVEKEVSYSKFSESAPADEQQQKVYLRNWTLGEIVTSVAATGLVIKVLEELPNLSSDVFDKGIPKTFTIVAER
- a CDS encoding YkgJ family cysteine cluster protein, which gives rise to MPDEPTRPLSGSSPCFCGSGRKLQHCHKTAAPDSRAAHVYQLYQDVDRAIEEYRTDHQAHPPCAAGCSSCCSDYFPVSQVEFELLLTYMERHWSKAEIQFVFEQSLINVEIFQQENPQMYASLTSRTSQEQELEQIRRYAGRNSFACPLLDPERGICRVYPLRPFICRTHGSSHTFYGSWRERLLPEKVCEHIPNSRAHRKVTPNIVDYWPQYEQLADVRVGAKQTRMRQYPIFYWFVLYARHGGGMTAQIGNRDHFDLPLDEHNARMARHEAR
- the nudC gene encoding NAD(+) diphosphatase, with protein sequence MRKPKESIYKRYQPAMAPAEQEEGIGYWFIFRGSELLVHENGEQPALPVTSGPEPYGLQPVRSLYLGSIEQASCYTAELDTDAEAPSGMTFLPLFALYDQIDEDLFHLAGRGLQMLAWDATHQFCGRCGTPLDHAGHERSKVCPNCGLSHYPRLAPAVITLILKDDQLLLARAGHFKNNMYGLIAGFVEPGETLEDCVQRETMEEIGIKIGNIRYFDSQPWPFPHSLMVGFIADYESGEIQVDGEEIVHADWFGLDNLPNIPPRISIARKMIDWYIEQHS
- a CDS encoding NAD-dependent epimerase/dehydratase family protein, giving the protein MNVLVTGGYGFIGSFVAERFHKEGHQVFIIDNLTSGRKENVNVPHKFYELSVEDERCEEIFQSIKPDIVIHLAAQVDVSVSMREPRQDAQTNILGLVNMLECAHKYGVSKFLFASSAAVYGPNEQVPLNERMKTEPVSPYGINKLLGEVYCGKWNDIYKLPTLAFRFANVYGPRQGTIGEGGVVSIYMQRMMEGRGLDIFGDGEQTRDFIYVEDVVDGIYRGAISDATGVYNLSTNTETSLNELIGILEQLEPIQDVNYKEERAGDIYRSSLDNTLVKKDLDWLPLYSVQEGMEKTFAWFRENHSSKPNSGAAAADKSGYTGWFPVIRPYAENLLAFVVLFLISQYGSKWSISADIDFKLVYIILLGIVYGARQSILSSVLASGLFFYEALSNGRDWQTLLYDPEALFIFAIYLFFGMVVGFVSDKHKRESVSIHNELAAEKERYLFLSHIYKDTRKIKEELQRQLIGSKDSIGRIYTITRKLESFESEEVITASIDVLENLLDTRHISIYSVNETNHMRLLVQSKNSGFMLPKTIRLDEHPYFREAIESKTMFVNKTMTPEVPMYITPVIHNQQVIALVSLHEPSFESLNMNYENMLKVSVDMISSSLARAFQYEGATRQHRYIDDLPVLNESAFRQILRAREEAYRMHGSDYTLLNLDEKGRSLPDLAHLVDSVKRDSDHLGMINGHPVLLLSNANHEEALLVINRLHLHSVSAHVLQEEIAYA